TTTTTTGCTGTAGGGTTCTTAAAAGTTCATCAAATTCCATCCAATAATCTTCATCCAGTTTTTTAATGATAGTGAGAGACTTGAATATTTTATTGATGATGTAAATGTAAAGTTTGTAAACATTATCAAATCGTTGTCTGCTCAGATCATTATTGTGATCTAATATTCTATCAATCATCAGAAGATTGAGGGATACCTCCCCGAATTTATCTGTTGTTATTTTGATATGTTCAGTGATTTCTGCACTGATTTTTCGGATAATGGTCAGGAAATACTTAGTGTTGCCAATATATTTTGATGCCAAAAGAATTTTTTCTTCTACATTTTGTTCCATGGCATTTCTCTTATCGTCAGTAGTTTCCGGATCAATAAGCTCGAAATACAGTTTTTTAGATAATAATTTATCTTTTCTCAGGAGCCTGAAAATAAGTTTGTCCTTCTCTGTGCTTGAAAAAGCACTCAGTGCCGCCTTAAACTCTTTTGAATACTCCATTAGTTGAATATTTTTGAATATTTTAGAAATCCGTTTATTGCCCAGTTTGCCGTATAATACAATGATTTTACAGTGGAGAATCCCATAAAGTCTTTATATACGAGGTACTGATCTTTAATAATATTTTTTTTATTTCTGGAAACACTGTTCTCACGCATTCTGTATTTCGCCATCGTTTTATTGATAGGCATTCCTTCCGGAATTACTTTCAGTAGATTTAACCACATTACATGGTCTTCACGCTTGCTTTTTACCGGGAACAGAAACTTTCCGACTCTTTTAGTGTCATACATCGTAGAGACCGGTGCCAGTCGGCAGGTTTTCAATAAATTGGAGAAAGTAACAATTTTATCTGCAAGAAAATCTTTTAATATGGGCTGGAGCTGCTCATCACATCTTGAATAATTACAGTAGACAAGCTCTGCATTGTGTTCCTGCATATAACCTGTCATGATCTCAAGGTATTCAGGGTACCAAAAATCATCAGAATCCAGAAATGCAATGTACCGGCCCTCAGCTCTCTCAAGACTATTGTTTCTTGCATTTCCTGCCCCACCATTTTTCTCCAGAACCTGAAGTTTGATTCTTGGGTCATTATACTTTCTGATGATCTCAACCGTGTTATCCTTAGAAAGATCATCAGTAATGAGCCATTCCCAGTTTTCATAGGTTTGATTCAGAACAGACTGTATTGTTTCTTCTATAAAATCAGCAGAATTGTAGCAGGGAGTAATAATGGAGACCAGGTCTTTCATTCGTGTTGTAAAATATCGGTAAAATTATAAAAATCTTTTTTCATAAAGGTGCCATGAAGCGATTCCGACTCCAATAACCACAAACATACATACAATACTCATAAGATATGGATTGTAGTTGGCAAAAAGTCCCAAAGTAGCAAATACTCTGATGATAGGGAAGTGGAAGATATAAATTCCGTACGTGAAATCCCCGTATTTTCCAAAATTATTCAGGAACTTGAAGGAATAAGCAATATACAGGACGATAATGCTAATCATTATGGGCGAGAATAGTTTTATTTTAAAAATAAGATCAATCCAAACCGTAAGGATAGCAATGATGAAAAGGGTGTTTTTATGCTGAATAAACTTATCAAAATGAAAATAAAGAAGCATTCCGCCAATAAAATAGCATAATGAACCTGGAAGCTGCCTTGAAAGTGCTGCTTTTCCGGACATTTCAAAATAATTAAGATAAATGAGAGATAGAAAGTATAAAACAATCAGACTGATAGTACGGTATTTATTATTTTTTCCAAA
This Chryseobacterium sp. G0162 DNA region includes the following protein-coding sequences:
- a CDS encoding deoxyuridine 5'-triphosphate nucleotidohydrolase, which codes for MEYSKEFKAALSAFSSTEKDKLIFRLLRKDKLLSKKLYFELIDPETTDDKRNAMEQNVEEKILLASKYIGNTKYFLTIIRKISAEITEHIKITTDKFGEVSLNLLMIDRILDHNNDLSRQRFDNVYKLYIYIINKIFKSLTIIKKLDEDYWMEFDELLRTLQQKISENHYLQKLCINNGLDLNWFECDRIPENIDQIMKNIKSQGFLR
- a CDS encoding glycosyltransferase family 2 protein, with product MKDLVSIITPCYNSADFIEETIQSVLNQTYENWEWLITDDLSKDNTVEIIRKYNDPRIKLQVLEKNGGAGNARNNSLERAEGRYIAFLDSDDFWYPEYLEIMTGYMQEHNAELVYCNYSRCDEQLQPILKDFLADKIVTFSNLLKTCRLAPVSTMYDTKRVGKFLFPVKSKREDHVMWLNLLKVIPEGMPINKTMAKYRMRENSVSRNKKNIIKDQYLVYKDFMGFSTVKSLYYTANWAINGFLKYSKIFN
- a CDS encoding acyltransferase family protein; the encoded protein is MQAITKNNFDFIRVLLAFIVFVGHLGALSASEKLSFLTHSPVEVAVFSFFIVSGFLIARSYERSSSLKSYAKKRFNRIVPAYLLVVFLCATLLSLVSTLPFSEYFSNTQVYKYLFWNSIFLNFKAPWLPGVFGNQAVNGALWTLKIEMCFYIAVPLMFLLFGKNNKYRTISLIVLYFLSLIYLNYFEMSGKAALSRQLPGSLCYFIGGMLLYFHFDKFIQHKNTLFIIAILTVWIDLIFKIKLFSPIMISIIVLYIAYSFKFLNNFGKYGDFTYGIYIFHFPIIRVFATLGLFANYNPYLMSIVCMFVVIGVGIASWHLYEKRFL